The following coding sequences are from one Gigantopelta aegis isolate Gae_Host chromosome 15, Gae_host_genome, whole genome shotgun sequence window:
- the LOC121389882 gene encoding uncharacterized protein LOC121389882 isoform X3, which translates to MERQGRSFEADFQSVVLGINRLVEIMNYVTSFPETNAAKQKLDAGTILMDITHEVGQLKLTLLHYEKDICIPILNDKQQKMDEILETFETPTVNETAVPPEKASTSRQTTTRKSVTMQRKKCLLPLPWEETLRRRRRTSLSPRKPKLKPKKTSLLKLTTKTITTPISKRTPPPKQPTTITTSKRSPPPKQPTTITTSKRSPPPKQPTTITETTTTSKQTTLPPKQPTISGITIKDEKELKTRMKHLSHMAKEINRLETETCHVRQLIDLVNILEDMTESVVFAAALNRRFNSPAVSHESDDITRTSQSVSIGIGPIYHAESDGTLTSSDIQSDGIRPTQKSTGTGPIHHADSGCILTSSGIQSDDIRPTNQRESDSYRIINEDVLDDIRTTCTCIHHTESHGIKPIIQSESYIIKTINQGESDDRQTKHIELHGIIPNHSIESDGILPPTDIQSDDIRPTQKSTGTGPIHHAESGGILLSSDIQSDNIRPTQKSTGTGPIDHVESGGILPPTDIQSDRIRTTHNTSTGPIHHAESGGILLSSDIQSDDIRPTNQSESDSYRIIHEDVLDDIRTTCTNHTESDGIKPIIQSESYIIKTIKQGESDDRPINHIQSNDIIRNHHVESGDISPPTDFQSDGIRPTQNIEVNGAGPIHHVESGRILLSSDFQSDDIRPTQKSTGTGPIHNVESGRILPPTDIQSDRIRTTHNTSTGPIHHVESGGILLSSDIQSDDIRPTNQSESDSYRIIKEDASDDIRTTYTHHTESDSIKPIIQSESYIIKTINQGESDDRLANHIESDNRQTKHIESNGIIPNHTIESDGILPPTDIQSDDIVPTQKSTDTGPIHHVESGGILLSSDIQSDDIRPINQSESDSYRIIKEDVSDDIRTTCTHHSRSDGIKPIIQRESYIIKTINQGDSENRPTNIQSYDIVSNHHVESDDISPPTDIQSDGTRPTHNIEVNAAGPIHHVESGRILPSSDIESYDVRPPNKSVSAGPIHHVETGGICLSSAIQSDDIRLIQKSTGTGPIHHLESGGILPASCIQSDGIRPIQKSTGTRPIHHVESGGILPASYIQSDGTRPTHHVELDVILPPTDIQSDGIRPTQNMEVNAAGPIHHVESGHILLSSDIQSYDIRPPIKSISTGPNHHVESGGIFLSSDIQSDDIRPTQKSTGTGPIHHVESGGILPASYIQSDGIRSTQNMEGYRAGPIHHVESGRILLSSDIQSYDIRTPNKSISTGPIHHVESGGIFLSSDIQSDDIRPTQNIESTGTGPIHYVESGGILPASGIQSYDIRSTHSTGTGPIHHVESGGILLVSDIQSDGIKPINQGDSDDRPTNHTQANDIRPTHHVELDVILPPTDIQSDGIRPTQNMEVNAAGPIHHVESGHILLSSDIQSYDIRHPIKSISTRPIQHVESGGIFLSSDIQSDDIRPTQKSTGTIHHVKSGGILPASYIQSDGIRPTQNIEGNGAGPIHHVESGRILLSSDIQSYDIRPPNKSISTGPIHHVESGGIFPASGIQSYDNRPTHSTGTGPIHHVESGGILLVSDIQSDVIKPINQGDSDDRPTNHTQANDIRPTHHVELDVILPPTDIQSDGIRPTQNIEVNGTGPIYHVGSGGILLFSDIQPDDIRPTQNIESTSTGPIHDIEPGGSLPASAIQPDGIRPTQSIQSTGTRLIHNVESGGISLSSYIQSDGIGPTQNTDSNGTELTHHVESGTILLSSDIQSDDIRPTKNIESTDTGIIHHVESGGILLSSDIQSDGVRSTHHMESNGTGLIHHVKSGGILLSSDIQSDSIKPTIQSESYIIKTINQGNSDNRPTNHIESNNIIPNHHVQSDGITPPTDIQSDDITPTQNIVVNGTGPIHHVESGILLSSDIQSDDIRPTQNTDSNGTRPIHHVESGGILLSSDIQSDGVRHTQNIESNGIERIYKVKSGGILSASDIQSDGINPIQNTRTGPVNLVESGGILLSSNIQSVDITPTQKSTGTGLIHNVESGGILLSSHNQLDGIRPTQNIESNDTGPIHHVESGGILLSSHIQSDGNRPTQNIESNGTGPIHHVESVGILLSSDIQSDDIRPTQKSTGTGVIHNVESGRILPASHIQSDGIRPTQNIESTVTGPIHHIESCVILPSSDILSDSIPRTQKIEVNGTGPIHHVESGGILLSSDIQSDGIRTTQNIESDGTGRIHHVESGGILPASAIQSDGIRTTQNTGTEPIHHVESGGILLSSHIQSDDIRPTQKSTGTGLIHLVQSGHILPASHIQSIGIRPNQNIESTGTGSIHHVESGGISPTSDIQSVGIIPTQNIKSNGTGPIHHVESGGILPASAIQSDGIRTTQNTGTGLIHNVESGGILPASIIQADGIRPTQNIESTGIGHIHHVESGGISPTSDIQSVGIRPTQNTESNGIGLIHDVESGSILPSSCIHTDGIGPSQHIKSNGTGPIHHAESGCILPASNIQSDGTRATQNTSTGPIHHVESGSILTASDIQSDDIRTTQKSTGTGPIYNVAPGDIIPASHIQSDGIRPIQNTDTGPIHHVESGGILLSSHIQSDSIRHTQNIESTGIGHIHHVESSCILPTSDIQSIGIRPTQNTESNGTGPIHHVESGGILPASAIQSDGIRTTQNTSTGPIHHAESGGILISSDIQSDISPTQKSTGTGPIHNVELGGIIPASDIQLDGIRPTYHIMSNDIGAIHHVVSGGILPSSDIHSDGYRPTQKTESDGITPTYNIESAGTSIMHHTETDNVRDTYLTGSDGTRPSYRTESNDLASTYRCGVRSVHQADPSHIRTGSDSVSDQTTVPYSRSSHTTTYSQIKKYINITQRRLKSKMLRWPRGSMFKRFLLMLLIILTVSLVILMLYMYFFYSKQDCCLCVQHLLSLFVEMHCCPEMIY; encoded by the exons GCCAGCACGTCAAGGCAGACCACCACGCGTAAGTCAGTGACGATGCAGAGGAAGAAATGTTTGCTGCCGCTGCCGTGGGAAGAAACgctgaggaggaggaggaggacaTCTCTATCGCCACGGAAGCCAAAGCTGAAACCGAAGAAGACCTCATTGCTGAAgcttacaacaaaaacaataacaacaccaAT ATCGAAGCGGACACCACCACCGAAGCAAccgacaacaataacaacatcgAAGCGGTCACCACCACCGAAGCAAccgacaacaataacaacatcgAAGCGGTCACCACCACCGAAGcaaccaacaacaataacagaaacaacaacaacatcgaAGCAGACAACACTACCACCAAAGCAACCAACAATATCTGGTATCACAATCAAAGATGAGAAGGAGCTGAAGACCAGGATGAAGCACCTAAGTCACATGGCAAAGGAGATCAATCGACTCGAGACAGAGACTTGCCATGTCAGGCAGCTGATTGACTTGGTTAATATTCTCGAGGACATGACCGAATCTGTGGTCTTTGCGGCCGCCTTGAACAG GCGATTCAACAGTCCTGCAGTCAGTCACGAGTCAGATGATATTACACGTACCAGCCAGAGTGTATCAATTGGTATTGGACCCATTTACCATGCTGAGTCAGATGGTACTTTAACATCCTCAGATATTCAGTCAGATGGCATTAGACCAACCCAGAAGTCAACTGGTACTGGACCCATTCACCATGCTGATTCAGGTTGTATTTTAACATCCTCAGGTATTCAGTCAGATGATATTAGACCTACCAACCAGAGGGAGTCCGATTCCTACAGGATCATCAACGAAGATGTCTTGGATGATAtcagaactacatgtacatgtatacaccatACCGAGTCACATGGCATTAAACCCATCATCCAGAGCGAgtcatatattataaaaaccaTCAACCAGGGTGAATCAGATGATAGACAAACCAAACATATTGAGTTACATGGTATTATACCAAACCACTCCATTGAGTCAGATGGTATTTTACCACCCACAGATATTCAGTCAGATGATATTAGACCCACCCAGAAGTCAACAGGTACTGGACCCATTCACCATGCTGAGTCGGGTGGTATTTTACTATCCTCAGATATTCAGTCAGATAATATTAGACCCACCCAGAAGTCAACTGGTACTGGACCCATTGACCATGTTGAATCAGGTGGTATTTTACCACCCACAGATATTCAGTCAGATAGGATTAGAACCACCCACAATACTAGTACTGGACCCATTCACCATGCTGAGTCAGGTGGTATTTTACTATCGTCAGATATTCAGTCAGATGATATTAGACCTACCAACCAGAGCGAGTCCGATTCCTACAGGATCATCCACGAAGATGTCTTGGATGATATcagaactacatgtacaaaccATACTGAGTCGGATGGTATTAAACCCATCATCCAGAGTGAGTCATACATTATTAAAACCATCAAACAGGGTGAATCAGATGATAGACCCATCAACCATATTCAGTCAAATGACATTATACGCAACCACCATGTTGAGTCAGGTGATATTTCACCACCCACAGATTTTCAGTCAGATGGTATTAGACCCACTCAAAATATCGAGGTAAATGGTGCTGGACCTATTCACCATGTTGAGTCAGGTCGTATTTTACTATCCTCAGATTTTCAGTCAGATGATATTAGACCCACCCAGAAGTCAACTGGTACTGGACCCATTCACAATGTTGAGTCAGGTCGTATTTTACCACCCACAGATATTCAGTCAGATAGGATTAGAACCACCCACAATACTAGTACTGGACCCATTCATCATGTTGAATCAGGTGGTATTTTACTATCCTCAGATATTCAGTCAGATGATATCAGACCTACCAACCAGAGCGAGTCTGATTCCTACAGGATCATCAAAGAAGATGCCTCGGATGATATCAGAACTACATATACACACCATACTGAGTCAGACAGTATTAAACCCATCATCCAGAGTGAGTCATACATTATCAAAACCATCAACCAGGGTGAATCAGACGATAGACTCGCCAACCATATTGAGTCAGATAATAGACAAACCAAACATATTGAGTCAAATGGTATTATACCCAACCACACCATCGAGTCAGATGGTATTTTACCACCCACAGATATTCAGTCAGATGATATTGTACCCACCCAGAAGTCAACTGATACTGGACCCATTCACCATGTTGAATCAGGTGGTATTTTACTATCCTCAGATATTCAGTCAGATGATATCAGACCTATCAACCAGAGCGAGTCTGATTCCTACAGGATCATCAAAGAAGATGTCTCGGATGATATCagaactacatgtacacatcATAGCAGGTCAGATGGTATTAAACCCATCATCCAGAGAGAGTCATATATTATCAAAACCATCAACCAGGGTGACTCAGAAAATAGACCGACCAACATTCAGTCATATGACATTGTATCCAACCACCATGTTGAATCAGATGATATTTCACCACCCACAGATATTCAGTCAGATGGTACAAGACCCACTCATAATATTGAGGTAAATGCTGCTGGACCTATTCACCATGTTGAGTCAGGTCGTATTTTACCATCCTCAGATATTGAGTCGTATGATGTTAGACCCCCCAACAAGTCAGTTAGTGCTGGACCCATTCACCATGTTGAGACAGGTGGTATTTGCCTATCCTCAGCTATTCAGTCAGATGATATTAGACTCATCCAGAAGTCAACTGGTACTGGACCCATTCACCATCTTGAGTCAGGTGGTATTTTACCAGCCTCATGTATTCAGTCAGATGGTATTAGACCCATCCAGAAGTCAACTGGTACTAGACCCATTCACCATGTTGAGTCGGGTGGTATTTTACCCGCCTCATATATTCAGTCAGATGGTACTAGACCCACCCACCATGTTGAGTTGGATGTTATATTACCACCCACTGATATTCAGTCAGATGGTATTAGACCCACTCAGAATATGGAGGTAAATGCTGCTGGACCTATTCACCATGTTGAGTCAGGTCATATTTTACTATCCTCAGATATTCAGTCATATGATATTAGACCCCCCATCAAGTCAATTAGCACCGGACCCAATCACCATGTTGAGTCAGGTGGTATTTTCCTATCCTCAGATATTCAGTCTGATGATATTAGACCAACCCAGAAATCAACTGGTACTGGACCCATTCACCATGTTGAGTCAGGTGGTATTTTACCAGCCTCATATATTCAGTCAGATGGTATTAGATCCACTCAGAATATGGAGGGATACAGGGCTGGACCTATTCACCATGTTGAGTCAGGTCGTATTTTACTATCCTCAGATATTCAGTCATATGATATTAGAACCCCCAACAAGTCAATTAGCACCGGACCTATTCACCATGTTGAGTCAGGTGGTATTTTCCTATCCTCAGATATTCAGTCAGATGATATTAGACCCACTCAGAATATTGAGTCAACTGGTACTGGACCCATTCACTATGTTGAGTCAGGTGGTATTTTACCAGCCTCAGGTATTCAGTCATATGATATCAGATCCACCCACAGTACTGGTACTGGACCCATTCATCATGTTGAGTCAGGTGGTATTTTATTAGTCTCAGATATTCAGTCAGATGGTATTAAACCAATCAACCAGGGCGACTCAGATGATAGACCCACCAACCATACTCAGGCAAATGACATTAGACCCACCCACCATGTTGAGTTGGATGTTATATTACCACCCACTGATATTCAGTCAGATGGTATTAGACCCACTCAGAATATGGAGGTAAATGCTGCTGGACCTATTCACCATGTTGAGTCAGGTCATATTTTACTATCCTCAGATATTCAGTCATATGATATTAGACACCCCATCAAGTCAATTAGCACCAGACCCATTCAACATGTTGAGTCAGGTGGTATTTTCCTATCATCAGATATTCAGTCCGATGATATTAGACCCACCCAGAAGTCAACTGGTACCATTCACCATGTTAAGTCAGGTGGTATTTTACCAGCCTCATATATTCAGTCAGATGGTATTAGACCCACTCAGAATATTGAGGGAAATGGGGCTGGACCTATTCACCATGTCGAGTCAGGTCGTATTTTACTATCCTCAGATATTCAGTCATATGATATTAGACCCCCCAACAAGTCAATTAGCACCGGACCCATTCACCATGTTGAGTCAGGTGGTATTTTCCCAGCCTCAGGTATTCAGTCATATGATAACAGACCCACCCACAGTACTGGTACTGGACCCATTCATCATGTTGAGTCAGGTGGTATTTTATTAGTCTCAGATATTCAGTCAGATGTTATTAAACCCATCAACCAGGGTGATTCAGATGATAGACCCACCAACCATACTCAGGCAAATGACATTAGACCCACCCACCATGTTGAGCTGGATGTTATATTACCACCCACTGATATTCAGTCAGATGGTATTAGACCCACTCAGAATATTGAGGTAAATGGTACTGGGCCCATTTACCATGTTGGGTCAGGTGGTATTTTACTATTCTCAGATATTCAGCCAGATGATATTAGGCCCACCCAGAATATTGAGTCAACTAGTACTGGACCCATTCACGATATTGAGCCAGGTGGTAGTTTACCAGCCTCAGCTATTCAGCCAGATGGTATTAGACCTACCCAGAGTATTCAGTCAACTGGTACTAGACTCATTCACAATGTTGAGTCAGGTGGTATTTCACTATCCTCATATATTCAGTCAGATGGTATTGGACCCACCCAGAATACTGATTCAAATGGAACTGAACTTACTCACCATGTTGAATCAGGTACCATCTTACTATCCTCAGATATTCAGTCAGATGATATAAGACCAACCAAGAATATTGAGTCAACTGATACTGGAATCATTCACCATGTTGAGTCAGGTGGTATTTTACTATCCTCAGATATTCAGTCAGATGGTGTTAGATCCACCCATCATATGGAGTCAAATGGTACTGGACTCATTCACCATGTTAAGTCAGGTGGTATATTACTATCCTCAGATATTCAGTCAGATAGTATTAAACCCACCATACAGAGTGAGTCATATATTATCAAAACCATCAACCAGGGTAACTCAGATAATAGACCCACCAACCATATTGAgtcaaataatattataccCAACCACCATGTTCAATCAGATGGTATTACACCACCCACAGATATTCAGTCAGATGATATTACACCCACTCAGAATATTGTAGTAAATGGTACTGGACCCATTCACCATGTTGAGTCTGGTATTTTACTATCCTCAGATATTCAGTCAGATGATATTAGACCCACCCAGAATACTGATTCAAATGGTACTAGACCTATTCACCATGTTGAGTCAGGTGGTATTTTACTATCCTCAGATATTCAGTCAGATGGTGTTAGACACACCCAGAATATTGAGTCAAATGGTATTGAACGAATATACAAGGTTAAGTCAGGTGGTATTTTATCAGCCTCAGATATTCAGTCAGATGGTATTAATCCCATCCAGAATACTCGTACTGGGCCCGTTAACCTTGTTGAGTCAGGTGGTATTTTACTATCATCAAATATTCAGTCAGTTGATATTACACCCACCCAGAAGTCAACTGGTACTGGACTCATTCACAATGTTGAGTCAGGTGGTATTTTACTATCCTCACATAATCAGTTAGATGGTATTAGACCCACCCAGAATATTGAGTCAAATGATACTGGACCGATTCACCATGTCGAGTCAGGTGGTATTTTACTATCCTCACATATTCAGTCAGATGGTAATAGACCCACCCAGAATATTGAGTCAAATGGTACTGGACCGATTCACCATGTTGAATCAGTTGGCATTTTGCTATCCTCAGATATTCAGTCAGATGATATTAGACCCACCCAGAAGTCAACTGGTACTGGAGTCATTCACAATGTCGAGTCAGGTCGTATTTTACCAGCCTCACATATTCAGTCAGATGGTATTAGACCCACCCAGAATATTGAGTCAACTGTTACTGGACCCATTCACCATATTGAGTCATGTGTTATTTTACCATCATCAGATATTCTGTCAGATAGTATTCCACGCACCCAAAAAATTGAGGTAAATGGTACTGGACCCATTCACCATGTTGAGTCAGGTGGTATTTTACTATCCTCAGATATTCAGTCAGATGGCATTAGAACTACCCAGAATATTGAGTCAGATGGTACTGGACGTATTCACCATGTTGAGTCAGGTGGTATTTTACCAGCCTCAGCTATTCAGTCAGATGGTATTAGAACCACCCAGAATACTGGTACTGAACCCATTCACCATGTTGAATCAGGTGGCATTTTGCTATCCTCACATATTCAGTCAGATGACATTAGACCCACCCAGAAGTCAACTGGTACTGGACTCATTCACCTTGTTCAGTCAGGTCATATTTTACCAGCCTCACATATTCAGTCAATTGGTATTAGACCCAACCAGAACATTGAGTCAACTGGTACTGGATCCATTCACCATGTTGAGTCAGGTGGTATTTCACCAACCTCAGATATTCAGTCTGTTGGTATTATACCTACCCAGAATATTAAGTCAAATGGTACTGGACCCATTCACCATGTTGAGTCAGGTGGTATTTTACCAGCTTCAGCTATTCAGTCAGATGGTATTAGAACCACGCAGAATACTGGTACTGGACTCATTCACAATGTTGAATCAGGTGGTATTTTGCCAGCCTCAATTATTCAAGCAGATGGTATTAGACCCACCCAGAATATTGAGTCAACTGGTATTGGACACATTCACCATGTTGAGTCAGGTGGTATTTCACCAACCTCAGATATTCAGTCCGTTGGTATTAGACCTACCCAGAATACTGAGTCAAATGGTATTGGACTTATTCATGATGTTGAATCAGGTAGTATCTTACCATCCTCATGTATTCACACAGATGGCATTGGACCCTCACAGCATATTAAGTCAAATGGTACTGGACCCATTCACCATGCTGAGTCAGGTTGTATTTTACCAGCCTCAAATATTCAGTCAGATGGTACTAGAGCCACTCAGAATACTAGTACTGGGCCGATTCACCATGTTGAGTCGGGTAGTATTTTAACAGCCTCAGATATTCAGTCAGATGATATTAGAACCACCCAGAAGTCAACTGGTACTGGACCCATTTACAATGTTGCACCAGGTGATATTATACCAGCCTCACATATTCAGTCAGATGGTATTAGACCCATTCAGAATACTGATACTGGACCCATTCACCATGTTGAGTCGGGTGGTATTTTACTATCCTCACATATTCAGTCAGATAGTATTAGACACACCCAGAATATTGAGTCAACTGGTATTGGACACATTCACCATGTTGAGTCAAGTTGTATTTTACCAACCTCAGATATTCAGTCCATTGGTATTAGACCTACCCAGAATACGGAGTCAAATGGTACTGGACCCATTCACCATGTTGAGTCAGGTGGTATTTTACCAGCCTCAGCTATTCAGTCAGATGGTATTAGAACCACCCAGAATACTAGTACTGGGCCGATTCACCATGCTGAGTCAGGTGGTATTTTAATATCTTCAGATATTCAGTCAGATATTAGTCCCACCCAGAAGTCAACTGGTACTGGACCCATTCACAATGTTGAGTTGGGTGGTATTATACCAGCCTCAGATATTCAGTTAGATGGTATTAGACCCACTTACCATATTATGTCAAATGATATTGGAGCCATACACCATGTTGTATCAGGTGGCATTTTACCATCCTCAGATATTCATTCAGATGGTTATAGACCCACCCAAAAGACTGAGTCTGATGGTATTACACCCACATACAATATCGAGTCAGCTGGGACTAGCATCATGCaccatacagagacagacaatgTTAGAGACACGTATCTTACTGGATCAGATGGTACTAGACCCTCCTATCGTACTGAGTCAAATGATCTTGCAAGTACCTACCGGTGTGGTGTAAGATCCGTCCACCAGGCTGATCCATCCCATATCAGAACCGGCAGTGATTCTGTGTCGGATCAAACCACTGTCCCCTACAGTCGCAGTTCACATACCACTACATATTCACAGATAaagaaatacataaacattactcAAAGACGTTTAAAGTCAAAAATGTTGCGATGGCCAAGGGGTTCTATGTTTAAAAGATTCCTACTCATGTTATTAATCATTTTGACAGTTTCACTGGTAATACTTatgctatacatgtatttcttttatTCAAAGCAGGACTGTTGTTTATGTGTACAACATTTGCTGTCACTGTTTGTTGAAATGCATTGCTGTCCTGAAATGATCTACTAA